ATCAGTACTCAATACAGTGCCGTCCACGTTGTCGGCGAGCGTCTGCCAGCCACGGCCGTCGCCGGTATCGAACGCGAACGCATAGTGGCCTTCGTCACCTGCAATCCGCAGGCGCAGTGACGGGGTTGCGTCCAGCTCCCGGCTGGCCAGCGTCCTGGTCGCGCCGCCGCCGTCGCGTGCTTCGAGGAAGACCGCAACACGGTCACCGCCCAGGCTGCGGACGCCAAGGAAATACCAGTACGCCTCGCTCTGGAATGCGGCCAGGCCGGCCGCCACCCCTGCCGCCGGGCGCGTCATCGCGGTGCTGGCCTCGAAGCGCAGGTGCTGCTGGCGGCGCCCAAGGAAGGCTGGGTTGCGCAGCGTGTCCAGATCCTCCGGCAGCGGATGCACCGCCAAGCTGCCCGGCCGCCCGCGCAGGTCTGCCCAGGCTTGTTTCGGAACGCGCACGCGCAGCCATCCCGTGCCCAGCACCGGGGCATCGAACGCGTCGCGGTCGACGAAGTTGCCGGTGGAAGGCGCCTGCGACGCCTCACCCTGCATCCACGACGGCGCCTTGACCGCATACGGGATGGCCTGGCCAGCCGGCAGGATCACCGGCCAGCCGTTCCGCCACTGCACCGGAAGCAGATACGTCTCCCTTCCCGTGTTGTAGTGGCGTGTGTCGTAGTTGCGACTGGCAAGGAACACCGCCCACCAGGAGCCGTCCGGCCCTTCCACCAGATCGGCATGCCCGGCATTGGTGATTGGCAGCGGCCGGTCATTGGGCAGGTCGCGCTGGGTGAGAATCGGATTGTCCGCGTACGGCACGTAGGGTCCCCAGACGTCGCGGCTGCGCAGCACCACCTGGGAATGCTGTGGCCCGGTGCCGCCCTCGGCGTCGGAGAGGTAGTACCAGCCGTCGCGCTTGTACAGGTGCGGCCCTTCGATCCAGATCGGGTTCTTCGCCGGCTCCACGCCGCCGTCGATCAGCACCTTGCGCGGCCCCACCGGCTGGAAGGTGGCCAGGTCGATCTGCTGCATCCAGATGGCGCGGTGGCCTTCGTAGCGCTGCGGACCGGGCGGCTCATCATTGTTCAGCAGGTAAACGGTGCCGTCCTCGTCGAAAAACAGCGACGGATCGATGCCGCCGACGCCAGGCAGCCAGTGCGGGTCGGACCACGGGCCGGCAGGGTCCCGCGCGGTGGCGATGAAATTGCCACCGCTGTCCACCGCGGTGGTGACCACATAGAACATGCTGTCGTGGTACGCGATCGCCGGCGCGAAGATGCCGCGCGACACGCTCAGGCCATCGAAATCCAGCTGGCCCGGACGGTCGATCACGTTGCCGATCTGCTTCCAGTGCACCAGGTCGACGCTCTCGAACACCGGAATGCCCGGGAAGTAGGTGAAGCTGGAGTTGACCAGGTAGAAGCGCCCGTTCGCGCTGACGATGCTCGGGTCTGCGTGGAAGCCGGCCAGGATCGGGTTGCGGTAGTGACCGGCTGGCAGGGGCGTTTCAAAGGCCGCGTCGTGACCCGAATACTCGAACCAATCGAAGTACACCGGCGGCACAGGCGCAGGCGCAGCGCCCAGTGGCGACACCGTCGCCGACAACAGCAGAACGACCGTGGCCATCAGCAGACGCATCAGCGAACCTCAGCAGCGGTAAGGGAAAGCTCGAAGGGCCCAGCCGGCGCACCGCTGCTGTCGCGCAGCGTGCAGACCGGACCGTCGGCCCAGCAATAGCGCACACGCAACGCAGCGCCCCGGTGGTGCCGGCCGCTGGCCGGCTCCACGCAATCCTTGCAATCCAGCACAACCTCACGCCCCTCCAGCACCGCGTCGGCATAGCCACAGTGCCGTGCGTCGGCGTCGCAGAGCTCGAATCCTATGGGGCCGTTCGCACCGGTCGTGGCCAGGCTGCCGGTGACACCGTCGAACACCACCCGCACCTTGCCCTCTGCGAGCGACGCCGTGCGGGCCGTCGGGCCGGCGGGTGCCAGCGTGCGGTCGCCGTACACCACGTGGCGCGCCACCCGGGCCAGGCGACGGCCCAGTTCCTGTTTGTTGGGCGGATGGATGTCGTAGGCATCGCCGATGTCGATGGCCAGCGCAAGCCCGGTGCGCGGGTCTTCGGCCGCGACCCGCCGCTGCGCCTCGCGTACCTGCGCCCAGCCACTGTCCACCGGCGCCACGGGCGGCTGACCGTAGCCGGCCAGCTGCACCACCAGCAGCGGCATCTGCGCACCGAACTGCCTGCGCCAGTCCGCGCGCAGGCCGCGCAGCCGTGCGGCGTAGGCAAGGCCATCCCCGGTGTTGGATTCTCCTTGGTACCACAGCATCCCGCGCAGACCATAGCGCCCGAGCGGCGCAATCATGGCGTTGTACAACGTCGACAGGCCGGTGGCGGCGTGCCACGGCGCGGACGGCGGTGCCTGCGCGCCCGGCGCGACCCGGTACTGCCACGGCGCATCCAGGACGATCCGCGTGCCATCGTCGAGCGCCACGGCGTGGGCGTCCGAAGGGCCTGCCAGGCCACCGTCGCCGTACGTGTCCAGCACATTGATCACCACCGTGTTCGCACCGGCGGTCAGCACACCGGTGGGCAGCACATACGACCGCGCTTCGCCCGGACCGTACTGGCTGCCCACGGCCACGCCATTCACCCAGGTCATGTCCGTCTCATCGATGGGGCCCAGCGCAAGTCGTGCGCCCTGCGCCGCCTGCGCGGCGGTCAGGGTTACCTGGGTGCGGTACCAGACCATGCCGTTGTAGGTGGACAGCGCCGGCACACCCCAGCGCTCCCATGCCCCAAGCATGGCCGGCGCCGTTTGCCATCCCCTGCCGTCTTTACTTGGCTGCCAGGGCCTGTCGTCCGCGACCGCCCCCTCGCGCGTTGCCCACCAGTGCTGCCACTGCGTGCCCCAGCGTGCGTTTGCCGCCGCCGGATCGCGGGCATACAGCGCGAGCACATCGAGTGCCGGGTCCATGCCGCCCTGTGCGCGCAGCGCATCGGCGCTGGTCCAGGCCTCGATCCGCGAACCGCCCCACGCTGCCTGGATCAACCCCATCGGAACGGTGACGGTTTTCTGCAGCTCGCGCGCAAAGTAGAAGCAGGCAGCAGAAAAGTCGCGCACCGTCTCCGGTGACGCGGGGTGCCACGCAACCGGCGCGCCGAACTGCTGTTGCGGCACGGTGGCCACCGCCTTGGGCACGGTGAACAGGCGAATCATCGGGTGTGTGGCCGAGGCGATCTCGCTGCCCGCGTCGAGCGCGCGCCACACCGGCAGTTCCATGTTCGACTGTCCGGAACACAACCAGACATCGCCCATCTGCACATCCTGCACCACTTGGCTGCCCTTCCCTGCCCGCACCGACAGTACATACGGACCGCCAGCGGCGAGCGGTGTGAGCCGTGCCTGCCAGCGACCGCTGGCCTCCGCGCGCGTGGTGACGGTTCGTCCTGCCAATGTGACAGACACCGTGGTGCCCGGTGCAGCGCTGCCCCAGACCGGAATCGGCTGGTCACGCTGCAGTACGGCGTGGTCCTGGAACAGCGGATGCAACAGCGTCGTCACCGGTTCCTGCGCCGTTGACGGCAAGACGCAGCACGCCAACGCGATTGCCAGCAGCCAACCAATCCACGTCCTATGGCTCATTTCCCATCTCCCGGCGCGGAAGGAAACTGCAGGCGCTGGTACCAGCCCAGCGGGTGTGGCGGGGCGCTCTCGCCGGCAGGCAGGCGCCTGCCGCTCACCGACTGGAAATACGCCACGCTCGCATCCCGCCACCACTGTGCTTCGCGCAGCTGGATACGCAGGAACGCGGTGACCTGTGCATGCCGTTGCGGGTCCACCCTGCCCCCCAGGCTCGCCCAGGTCGCCTGCATGTCCTGGACCTGGCGCACGCCCTGCGAATAGCGCCCGACCAACTCGTCCCACAACGTCTTGCCCGACGCCATGCGGTGCTCCCACGGCACGTGATGGAACCACAGCAGCAGCGGCTCCGGCACCCGCGCCAGGTCGCCGTACCGCGCGGCCACGTCAGGAGCGTACTGGCCCACCGCGTTGCTGCCACGGGCGGTCCGGTCGAAGCCGATGCCATCGCGGTCGGCGCGGTGGTAGTACACCGACGTCCAGTCCGCGCGCGGGCCGCCGTCGACCCACGGGCCGGGCCCGTAGTGGTGTCCGCGTGCCATCAGGTGGTGCAGGCCCAGCGGGGTCATGTAGTTCACGGCGGCCTCCCGCGAGGCCATCATCATCCCGACAATGGGCTGCACGACCGCGGGGTCTGGCGAGAAGGTCATCGCCGCCCAGTCTGTCGCGATGGCGCGGGCCGACTGCTGCGGATTCCATGCCAGCCTGCCGAAGGCATACCAGTTGGCGGGGTCGAAGTGCGAGCCACTCCAGGTGCGATCCGCGCCGATGTTGGCGACGCCGGCCATGCCGGTCAGCGCCTGCGCCACCGTGGCGCCCGGTCCACGGGTGTGGGACTGCAGCACCT
This is a stretch of genomic DNA from Stenotrophomonas rhizophila. It encodes these proteins:
- a CDS encoding glycoside hydrolase family 43 protein; amino-acid sequence: MRLLMATVVLLLSATVSPLGAAPAPVPPVYFDWFEYSGHDAAFETPLPAGHYRNPILAGFHADPSIVSANGRFYLVNSSFTYFPGIPVFESVDLVHWKQIGNVIDRPGQLDFDGLSVSRGIFAPAIAYHDSMFYVVTTAVDSGGNFIATARDPAGPWSDPHWLPGVGGIDPSLFFDEDGTVYLLNNDEPPGPQRYEGHRAIWMQQIDLATFQPVGPRKVLIDGGVEPAKNPIWIEGPHLYKRDGWYYLSDAEGGTGPQHSQVVLRSRDVWGPYVPYADNPILTQRDLPNDRPLPITNAGHADLVEGPDGSWWAVFLASRNYDTRHYNTGRETYLLPVQWRNGWPVILPAGQAIPYAVKAPSWMQGEASQAPSTGNFVDRDAFDAPVLGTGWLRVRVPKQAWADLRGRPGSLAVHPLPEDLDTLRNPAFLGRRQQHLRFEASTAMTRPAAGVAAGLAAFQSEAYWYFLGVRSLGGDRVAVFLEARDGGGATRTLASRELDATPSLRLRIAGDEGHYAFAFDTGDGRGWQTLADNVDGTVLSTDRAGGFVGALLGPFARDERALRSK
- a CDS encoding sialate O-acetylesterase, translating into MSHRTWIGWLLAIALACCVLPSTAQEPVTTLLHPLFQDHAVLQRDQPIPVWGSAAPGTTVSVTLAGRTVTTRAEASGRWQARLTPLAAGGPYVLSVRAGKGSQVVQDVQMGDVWLCSGQSNMELPVWRALDAGSEIASATHPMIRLFTVPKAVATVPQQQFGAPVAWHPASPETVRDFSAACFYFARELQKTVTVPMGLIQAAWGGSRIEAWTSADALRAQGGMDPALDVLALYARDPAAANARWGTQWQHWWATREGAVADDRPWQPSKDGRGWQTAPAMLGAWERWGVPALSTYNGMVWYRTQVTLTAAQAAQGARLALGPIDETDMTWVNGVAVGSQYGPGEARSYVLPTGVLTAGANTVVINVLDTYGDGGLAGPSDAHAVALDDGTRIVLDAPWQYRVAPGAQAPPSAPWHAATGLSTLYNAMIAPLGRYGLRGMLWYQGESNTGDGLAYAARLRGLRADWRRQFGAQMPLLVVQLAGYGQPPVAPVDSGWAQVREAQRRVAAEDPRTGLALAIDIGDAYDIHPPNKQELGRRLARVARHVVYGDRTLAPAGPTARTASLAEGKVRVVFDGVTGSLATTGANGPIGFELCDADARHCGYADAVLEGREVVLDCKDCVEPASGRHHRGAALRVRYCWADGPVCTLRDSSGAPAGPFELSLTAAEVR